A region of Phoenix dactylifera cultivar Barhee BC4 unplaced genomic scaffold, palm_55x_up_171113_PBpolish2nd_filt_p 000213F, whole genome shotgun sequence DNA encodes the following proteins:
- the LOC120103663 gene encoding uncharacterized protein LOC120103663 isoform X2, which yields MAVSDPERISSDIILIKRVQHMIESCLQRYMNKEEVVKELKEKALIEPWLVDLLWRGLEKENPEFFSGYHVRLMLIKQITMFNQLLERQCYLMEQSHQEEHQDNNHHTTGSQVVHEVMPPRSSQYNLMNSLDGFIIHGLQQSLPLASK from the exons ATGGCAGTCTCAGATCCAGAACGCATTTCAAGtgatattattcttattaaacgG GTTCAGCATATGATCGAATCATGTTTGCAACGTTATATGAATAAAGAGGAGGTGGTAAAGGAGCTTAAGGAGAAAGCCCTTATAGAACCTTGGCTTGTAGATCTGT TGTGGAGGGGGCTAGAAAAGGAAAATCCTGAGTTTTTCAGTGGGTACCATGTGAGACTAATGCTGATAAAACAAATCACCATGTTCAATCAATTGCTTGAGCGCCAATGCTATCTAATGGAGCAATCTCATCAGGAAGAGCATCAGGACAACAATCATCATACCACAG GTTCCCAAGTTGTCCATGAAGTGATGCCACCAAGAAGTTCCCAGTACAACTTGATGAACTCTTTAGATGG GTTTATCATCCATGGCCTCCAGCAGTCACTTCCCCTTGCATCCAAATAG
- the LOC120103663 gene encoding uncharacterized protein LOC120103663 isoform X1 yields MAVSDPERISSDIILIKRVQHMIESCLQRYMNKEEVVKELKEKALIEPWLVDLLWRGLEKENPEFFSGYHVRLMLIKQITMFNQLLERQCYLMEQSHQEEHQDNNHHTTGSQVVHEVMPPRSSQYNLMNSLDGIDKNNAVNSQTEGFPNMSSSVSEMCAGLSSMASSSHFPLHPNSSAEEVSQNREGSELEPPRRDI; encoded by the exons ATGGCAGTCTCAGATCCAGAACGCATTTCAAGtgatattattcttattaaacgG GTTCAGCATATGATCGAATCATGTTTGCAACGTTATATGAATAAAGAGGAGGTGGTAAAGGAGCTTAAGGAGAAAGCCCTTATAGAACCTTGGCTTGTAGATCTGT TGTGGAGGGGGCTAGAAAAGGAAAATCCTGAGTTTTTCAGTGGGTACCATGTGAGACTAATGCTGATAAAACAAATCACCATGTTCAATCAATTGCTTGAGCGCCAATGCTATCTAATGGAGCAATCTCATCAGGAAGAGCATCAGGACAACAATCATCATACCACAG GTTCCCAAGTTGTCCATGAAGTGATGCCACCAAGAAGTTCCCAGTACAACTTGATGAACTCTTTAGATGG GATTGACAAGAACAATGCAGTGAATTCTCAAACTGAAGGTTTTCCGAACATGTCATCTTCTGTGTCGGAGATGTGTGCAGGTTTATCATCCATGGCCTCCAGCAGTCACTTCCCCTTGCATCCAAATAGTTCAGCTGAAGAGGTGTCGCAGAACAGAGAAGGTTCTGAATTGGAGCCTCCAAGAAGAGATATCTAA